The proteins below come from a single Desulfitobacterium metallireducens DSM 15288 genomic window:
- a CDS encoding molybdopterin molybdotransferase MoeA has protein sequence METMISLERAWEIVSQKIQPIKTEKVNLHEAYHRILAESVTSSIDMPPFDRSPLDGYTYVASPSDLMAITLRQVSEIPAGVYPDRDLVQGECAKIFTGAPIPQGANCVVRMEDTESQDDQVLIRQPVLPGANIVHQGEEIQKGEIILTPGSVLDPASIGLLAALGVEEVTVYRRPRIGLLSTGSELMEVGQPLLPGKIYNSNTYTLRGLLMEAGCEVKVASFVPDRLPETIETLESFKDMDAVVTTGGASVGDYDLVREAFVGMGCELLFWKLNLKPGTPAAVGIKQNQLYFSLSGNPAAAMITYELLVRPALKKMAGCLDQEEVFPVKMAGSFGKSGKQRRFLRARAVLREGEIWADPNYAQGSGILRSMAGSNLLVDVPGGHGPVKEGEMLFARWIPSEGE, from the coding sequence ATGGAGACTATGATCTCGTTAGAACGGGCTTGGGAAATTGTTTCACAAAAAATACAGCCGATCAAAACAGAAAAAGTTAATCTGCACGAGGCATATCATCGTATTTTGGCGGAATCCGTTACTTCTTCTATAGATATGCCTCCCTTTGATCGTTCTCCGCTAGATGGGTATACTTATGTGGCGAGTCCTTCTGATCTTATGGCTATTACGCTTCGTCAAGTGAGTGAAATTCCTGCTGGGGTGTACCCTGATCGGGACTTAGTTCAGGGTGAATGTGCGAAGATTTTTACAGGAGCACCTATTCCGCAGGGAGCAAACTGTGTGGTGCGGATGGAGGATACCGAGTCTCAGGATGATCAGGTTCTGATTCGACAGCCGGTGTTACCGGGTGCTAATATTGTTCATCAAGGTGAGGAGATCCAGAAAGGAGAAATTATCTTAACCCCTGGAAGCGTGCTTGATCCAGCATCGATAGGTCTATTAGCTGCTTTGGGCGTGGAAGAGGTGACAGTTTATCGTCGGCCACGCATTGGGCTGCTTTCGACCGGTTCTGAACTAATGGAAGTTGGTCAACCGCTTTTGCCAGGAAAAATCTATAATAGTAACACCTATACTCTACGAGGACTTCTGATGGAAGCGGGTTGCGAAGTAAAAGTGGCTTCTTTCGTTCCGGATCGTCTTCCAGAAACGATTGAAACTTTAGAATCATTTAAGGATATGGATGCGGTGGTAACGACGGGCGGCGCATCTGTAGGTGATTATGATCTGGTTCGTGAGGCGTTCGTGGGAATGGGTTGTGAACTCCTTTTTTGGAAATTGAATTTAAAACCTGGAACTCCAGCAGCAGTGGGAATTAAACAAAATCAACTCTACTTCTCCCTTTCCGGAAATCCGGCAGCCGCAATGATTACCTATGAATTGCTTGTTCGACCCGCACTGAAAAAAATGGCGGGATGTCTCGATCAAGAAGAGGTTTTTCCGGTTAAGATGGCCGGAAGTTTTGGGAAATCGGGAAAGCAGAGGCGTTTTTTACGAGCACGGGCGGTTTTACGCGAGGGTGAGATTTGGGCTGATCCGAATTATGCTCAGGGGTCAGGTATTTTACGCTCGATGGCCGGAAGTAATCTCTTGGTCGATGTTCCAGGAGGACATGGACCGGTTAAAGAAGGGGAAATGCTCTTTGCGCGCTGGATCCCATCAGAAGGAGAGTAG